The sequence below is a genomic window from Clostridia bacterium.
CGATGATCTGGCACTTGCCGGAATCAATAATGGCTTGCTTGTATTTCCGGTCATCCTCTCTGGACATTTCTCTTTCCAAAGATGTTACTTCTTTGGCGGCTTCACGCAGTATCTGTTGCTGTTCCGGCGTAAGCTTGTCCCAGGTTATTTTGGAAATCAGCAAAGGAATGGCATCGTAAATATGTCCGGTTTCCGTGATGTACTTTTGACATTCATACAAACCATTGAGATAGATGTTTACGTAGGGGTTTTCTTGACCGTCAATGATGCCTTGCTGCAAGCTGGAGTACAGTTCAGAGAATGCCATCGGAATAGCACTGGCTCCCAAGGCATTGAAATGCTGCATATGCCGCTCGTTTTCCATGGTTCTGAATTTAAGTCCCTTCATGTCTTCCGGTTTGCGCACTTCTCTGTTCGAGGTTGTAATATGCCGCCATCCTTGGGTCCAATAAGCAAGACCGACTAACCCGCTTTTCTCCAAATCAGCAAACAATTCATCCCCAATTGGTCCGTCAAAAACCGCCTCCGCGGCAGCCTCGTTCTTGAAAAGATACGGCAATTCAAAAACCGCCGTCTTATCAGTAAATCCGGCAATATTAGATAAGTTTGGCAAACACATGTCTACGGAACCAAGCTGCATTCCTTCAAGCATCTGCCGGTTGTCTCCCAAAGTGGCGTTGGGGAAGACATCTACTTTAATGGTCCCATTGCTTTTCTGTTCTACCAATTTCGCAAACTCAAGAGCTCCTCTATGCAGCGCCGTCGCTTCAGTAACGTTATGTCCTAAACGCAAAACTATTGGTTGTGCAGTCGCCTCTTTTTGTTCAGCAGGCTCCTGAGAAGGGGACGAACCACCGCCGCCACAGCCCGCCAGCAAGCTCGCCATGAAAACCACTACTAAGAAAAGAGCAACTTTCTTTTTCATGTGTTTTCCTCCTCTGCAGTGTAAATCCTTAGTACACATAAAAGTCTTTCTCCCCATCACACTGTTACTCCTTACCCCTGTTCTGGCTGTTCTAACACTGCGTTATGCTATACCGAAATCACCTCCTGGATTCCCTCAATTCCATTTACTCTTTAAACGTTCAGAGTCAGAAAAAGCAGCTTATTTTGTGAAAATTACCACATAAATTGTCATATGCAAGATTTAGGCCAATTATATTATTGTTTATAAAAAACCACAATTTATCGTCCGCAATCCCACTTCCACGCGCAAAACCGCCCAGAGATCGAAA
It includes:
- a CDS encoding DctP family TRAP transporter solute-binding subunit: MKKKVALFLVVVFMASLLAGCGGGGSSPSQEPAEQKEATAQPIVLRLGHNVTEATALHRGALEFAKLVEQKSNGTIKVDVFPNATLGDNRQMLEGMQLGSVDMCLPNLSNIAGFTDKTAVFELPYLFKNEAAAEAVFDGPIGDELFADLEKSGLVGLAYWTQGWRHITTSNREVRKPEDMKGLKFRTMENERHMQHFNALGASAIPMAFSELYSSLQQGIIDGQENPYVNIYLNGLYECQKYITETGHIYDAIPLLISKITWDKLTPEQQQILREAAKEVTSLEREMSREDDRKYKQAIIDSGKCQIIELTPEERQAFRDAAQVVYDMNRDKIGADYIQRILDAQEGF